The genomic region GCTCGAAGCTAAGCGCCCCATGCTGTATACCGGCGGCGGCGTAGTGCTCGGCGATGCCTCGGAGCAGCTGATCAAGCTCGCACGCAGACTGGGCTTCCCCGTTACCAATACCCTGATGGGATTGGGCGGCTATCCTGCTACGGACAAGCAGTTCGTCGGCATGCTCGGCATGCACGGCACTCTGGAAGCCAATATGGCGATGCAGAACTGTGACGTGCTGGTTGCCATCGGCGCGCGCTTTGACGACCGCGTCATCGGCAATCCGCAGCACTTCTACAACAAGGACCGCACCATCATCCATGTCGATGTGGATCCTTCCTCTATCTCCAAGCGCGTCAAGGTGGATGTGCCCATCGTCGGCCACGTGCAGTCCGTGCTGGCCGAAATGAACGACTTGCTGGACGCCGAAACCCGCGCACCCGACGCTGCCGCGCTCAAGGCCTGGTGGACGCAGATCGAGGAATGGCGTGGCCGCAACTGCCTGGGCTACAACCGCAACAGCGAGATCATCAAGCCGCAGTTCGTCATCGAAAAATTGTGGGAAGTCACCAAGGGCGAGGCCTATGTAACGTCCGACGTCGGCCAGCACCAGATGTGGGCCGCGCAATATTACAAGTTCGACAAGCCGCGCCGCTGGATCAACTCGGGCGGCCTGGGCACCATGGGCGTCGGCCTGCCCTACGCCATGGGCGTGCAGTTTGCCGATCCCAAAGCCAAAGTCGCCTGTATTACCGGCGAGGGCAGTATCCAGATGAACATCCAGGAGCTGTCGACCTGCAAGCAATTCCACCTGCCGATCAAGGTGATCCTGCTCAACAACCGCTATCTGGGCATGGTGCGCCAATGGCAGCAATTCTTCTACGAAAACCGCTATTCGGAATCCTACATGGACAGCCTGCCGGATTTCGTCAAGCTTGCAGAGTCCTACGGCCATGTCGGCATGAACATCGAGAAGCCTGCCGACGTTGAAGGCGCCCTGACCGAGGCATTCAACCTCACGGACAGGTTTGTCTTCATGAACTTCATCACCGACCAGAA from Methylobacillus flagellatus KT harbors:
- a CDS encoding acetolactate synthase 3 catalytic subunit, whose product is MELSGAEIVIRCLQEENVKYVFGYPGGAVLNIYDEIFKQDKFKHILVRHEQAAVHAADAYSRATGEVGVALVTSGPGATNAITGIATAHMDSIPLVVISGQAPTPAIGQDAFQEVDMIGISRPCVKHNFLVKDVKDIAPTIKKAFFIAATGRPGPVVVDIPKDITAHLGHYEYPESVEMRSYTPILKGHSGQIKKAIKLMLEAKRPMLYTGGGVVLGDASEQLIKLARRLGFPVTNTLMGLGGYPATDKQFVGMLGMHGTLEANMAMQNCDVLVAIGARFDDRVIGNPQHFYNKDRTIIHVDVDPSSISKRVKVDVPIVGHVQSVLAEMNDLLDAETRAPDAAALKAWWTQIEEWRGRNCLGYNRNSEIIKPQFVIEKLWEVTKGEAYVTSDVGQHQMWAAQYYKFDKPRRWINSGGLGTMGVGLPYAMGVQFADPKAKVACITGEGSIQMNIQELSTCKQFHLPIKVILLNNRYLGMVRQWQQFFYENRYSESYMDSLPDFVKLAESYGHVGMNIEKPADVEGALTEAFNLTDRFVFMNFITDQNENVFPMVPNGKGLSEIILAEDL